The genome window ATACAGAGAACAATTGCGCAGCATTGGTATCGCATGTTTTGGACCCATTGACTTAAATCCCCATTCATCTACGTATGGATTCATTACCTCAACTCCAAAACCAGGTTGGAAGAACACGAATGTTGTAGGTGCCATTCGAAAAGCCCTGAATCTGCCCATTGCTTTCGAACATGACGTGGTAGGCGCAGCCATTGGAGAAGCCGCATGGGGTGCCGCAAAAGGGCTGAGCGATTTTATTTACATTACCATTGGGACAGGAATCGGTGGGGGAATTCTGGTCAATGGGAACCCCATTCATGGGCTGGTTCATCCTGAAGTTGGACACATGCGTCTTCCCCACGATCTCAAAAAAGACCCCTTCCTGGGGAACTGTCCATATCATGGCGACTGTTTTGAAGGGTTGGCTTCCGGGCCCGCACTGGAAAAACGCTGGGGAATGCCGGGCTATCAAATCCCTGATGACCACCCTGCGTGGTCACTTGAAGCCGAATATATTGCCCTTGCGGTGAGTAACCTGATTCTTACTACTTCTCCGCAAAAAATTATTCTGGGTGGAGGGGTCATGCAACGTTCTCATTTATTCCCAGTCATTCGTCAGAAAGTCCTGGGAATTCTGAATGGCTATGTGCAAGCAAGGGCACTATTAGATGACATTGAACACTATATTGTCCCACCGGGATTAGGCAACCGTGCAGGAATTCTAGGCTCACTAGCCATGGCACAACAGATTGTGTAAAGTACAGATAACATTAAGGCGGAGCCCAAGTAAGTAAACCGGCTCCGCCTCCATTTCAGGTAGATCAATCTAGAAATCCAGAATCTCGTGAGGTGTTTTCCCCAGATGAATTCGGATCACCCGCCGTCCACGCGCAACAAGTGACTCGTAATCTCCCAACGCTTGGGCTCGCTCTAATTGCCCAAAAGTTAAGTTCATGCCCGGAATTTCTACATCGGTTTGAGAGTCAGCGGTAATCTGGAGAAATAACCCATTGTTTGCCCCACCTTTGTGCAATTGCCCGGTTGAATGTAAGAAACGGGGCCCAAAGCCCAGAGTCGTCGGCAAGCCGGTCAATTGCTGAATCCAGGTACGCAATTTTCCTAAAACCGTCTGCATTTCGGGAGTGCGGGGCAAATAAGCATTGATGGCAATATAGTCCCCCTGAGTAGCATTTTGAAGAAAACGCATCACCACTTCCTTAAGAGACAGCCCATCAATTGGAGATGTACTGAAAACCTGAACACCATGCTTCTCCCATACAGGTTTTTCCTGTTCCAGTACTCCCGTTTCGTGGAAGTTTTGAATTTTCTTCACACTGCGATCTTTATTGTCCTGTACATCGGGCTGATCAAAACTATTTACGCCAATGACCGAACATGCAACAGCCGTAGCAACTTCCCAGCGGTAAAACTCTCCCGCAAGATCCATGGGATCGTTTGTGGTTATCACCACCACCGGATGATCACCTTGAACCAATTGGTTCACAAAATCATCTTTCTCTCCTGTAGAACGCAAGTATACAAACAGGCGATCCGCACCATACACATCTGCTGGATAAAGTGGTTCCAGGTCAACCGGGACAATGCCCTTGCCACGCTTGCCACTGCTTTCAGCGATTAATTGTTCCAGCCACGCCCCCAGAGGTTGCCAGAGAGCATCTGTGAGCAAAGTCACCTTATCACGCCCTGCCAGTGCGGATTCTCCCAGAATGGCTCCCAGCACCAAGCCGGGATTGCGTCCCGCAGGAATCTGAGGACGGCATTCTCTGGAAATTTGCTCGGCGCGCGACAAGAACTCCTCCAAATTAATTCCCAACAAACCAGCCGGCACCAATCCGAAAGCCGTCAGCGCTGAATTCCGTCCTCCAACAGTGGGGTCGGCTAAAAACACTTTGCGGAAATTTCGTTCCTTCGCAATCTTTTCCAGTTTTGTACCGGGGTCGGTAATTGCAATAAAATGAGAACCGGCTTTGGAGCCAAAACGGTCCACGGCTTTTTTCCAGAAATACTCCATGAATGCTGTGATTTCAATGGTCGTTCCAGACTTACTGGAAACAATGTAAAGCGTTCGCTCAACCGGGGACCATGACTCGACTGCCAGAACCTGCGCAGGGTCGGTAGAGTCCAGAATCAACAAGTCCAGAGCCGGATGCTCTCCAATCTTGCCCACTCCAAACACCTGACGTAAGACCTCCGGGGCTAACGAAGACCCCCCCATACCCAGCAAGACGGCATGGGTGAAACCCGCCTCTACTACTTCTTGGGCAAATTGCTCAATTGCAGAAACAAGAGCCCGACTGGTTTGAGGGGCTTCCAACCATCCCATTCGCTTGCGAATTTCTTCTTGTTCCTCTGGAATCGATGACCAGAGAAATGGATCATGGCGGTGAAAACGTTCTATAAATTGTGTCTCTTCGAAAACCTTAACCCTTTGAGATACTGCCCGGGCAAGTGGACCTAAACTGGAGTTAAACTCTTCCTTGCGTTGAGTTAGCGTCTGTAACAACGTAGAGAAAGAATCGGCGAAGGCTTTAACCCCTTCCTCTTCTAATTGGGCAGTGACCAACGACATGGAAATTCCCAGGTGCTCCAGGTGTGCCAGATGAGATTTTGCCTCTTCCACACCCTCTTCAAGGGTTAATGATACGTTACCGTGATCACGGAATGCGTCCAGAGTTTGAGGAGGAACCGTATTAACCGTCAAAGGGCCAATCAGTTCTTCAACGTAAAGCACGTCACGGTATCTTGGATTCTTCGTGCTGGTAGAAGCCCAGAGCGGGCGCTGTACCCGAGCCCCTTTTTCTGCCAATCTCTTAAACCGGGAGGAGTTAAAGGTCTCCTTAAAGATCTGGTACGCCAGTTTAGCATTAGCAATAGCCGTTTTCCCCATCAGGGAGCAGGCTTCTTCCTCAGTCAAATTTCCTTCTGCAATTAACTTCTC of Anaerolinea thermophila UNI-1 contains these proteins:
- a CDS encoding bifunctional transaldolase/phosoglucose isomerase; translation: MSNRFQQLMQVGQSLWYDNIQRSLIKNGTLKRMIEEGEIRGITSNPTIFNLAISKSQDYDSAIAPMAWAGWSAEQIFYQLAVEDIQSAADLFLPLYEKSDRADGYVSLEVSPYLARDAQATVREALELWKRVDRPNLMIKIPATREGLEAIREAIAQGINVNVTLIFSLERYREVIEAYLSGLEKRVNAGLPVDRIASVASFFVSRVDTKVDALLEKLIAEGNLTEEEACSLMGKTAIANAKLAYQIFKETFNSSRFKRLAEKGARVQRPLWASTSTKNPRYRDVLYVEELIGPLTVNTVPPQTLDAFRDHGNVSLTLEEGVEEAKSHLAHLEHLGISMSLVTAQLEEEGVKAFADSFSTLLQTLTQRKEEFNSSLGPLARAVSQRVKVFEETQFIERFHRHDPFLWSSIPEEQEEIRKRMGWLEAPQTSRALVSAIEQFAQEVVEAGFTHAVLLGMGGSSLAPEVLRQVFGVGKIGEHPALDLLILDSTDPAQVLAVESWSPVERTLYIVSSKSGTTIEITAFMEYFWKKAVDRFGSKAGSHFIAITDPGTKLEKIAKERNFRKVFLADPTVGGRNSALTAFGLVPAGLLGINLEEFLSRAEQISRECRPQIPAGRNPGLVLGAILGESALAGRDKVTLLTDALWQPLGAWLEQLIAESSGKRGKGIVPVDLEPLYPADVYGADRLFVYLRSTGEKDDFVNQLVQGDHPVVVITTNDPMDLAGEFYRWEVATAVACSVIGVNSFDQPDVQDNKDRSVKKIQNFHETGVLEQEKPVWEKHGVQVFSTSPIDGLSLKEVVMRFLQNATQGDYIAINAYLPRTPEMQTVLGKLRTWIQQLTGLPTTLGFGPRFLHSTGQLHKGGANNGLFLQITADSQTDVEIPGMNLTFGQLERAQALGDYESLVARGRRVIRIHLGKTPHEILDF
- a CDS encoding ROK family protein: MSKLVGGIEAGGTKFICAVGSGPDDIRAEIRIPTTQPEETLGKVIAFFKEQQEKYREQLRSIGIACFGPIDLNPHSSTYGFITSTPKPGWKNTNVVGAIRKALNLPIAFEHDVVGAAIGEAAWGAAKGLSDFIYITIGTGIGGGILVNGNPIHGLVHPEVGHMRLPHDLKKDPFLGNCPYHGDCFEGLASGPALEKRWGMPGYQIPDDHPAWSLEAEYIALAVSNLILTTSPQKIILGGGVMQRSHLFPVIRQKVLGILNGYVQARALLDDIEHYIVPPGLGNRAGILGSLAMAQQIV